In Elusimicrobiota bacterium, one DNA window encodes the following:
- a CDS encoding acyltransferase, whose translation MTDDKSREGAIDALRGLSIAAVLFYHFELADPVGRIGVYGVALFFMISGYCMLPSVRGSASLGDFLAKRYARLLPALWVCAVLTTAVERGFPLARPDRIHGFMDMAKTMVFLPAINLPTLLPRLWGAPVNHYAFVDGAYWSLLVEFKFYWLIGLAFFALPRLKPFWVIFGVSLLGNALLGRFGGPGYWTDFFPYLPLFLLGMAGWEIRHGNPGRGGWQWLAALGALAALPWMGGEKAPSLPMDGLSVGFGFLCGVLLVFGALTDQFWHQPIGTRPLGRWFVALGAISYPLYLLHQDVGYVLFALFPWGKTPGGRALLTVPLILAAVAVHGLIENRFRSTLRKKLGFFFDRAFGGLRIFRRPAADSL comes from the coding sequence TTGACCGACGACAAATCCCGCGAAGGCGCCATCGACGCCCTGCGGGGGCTCAGCATCGCCGCGGTCCTCTTTTATCACTTCGAACTGGCCGACCCCGTGGGCCGTATCGGCGTTTACGGGGTGGCCCTTTTTTTCATGATCAGCGGCTACTGCATGTTGCCGAGCGTGCGGGGAAGCGCCTCCCTGGGCGACTTTTTGGCCAAGCGCTACGCCCGGCTCCTGCCCGCCCTCTGGGTGTGCGCCGTTTTAACGACGGCGGTGGAGCGGGGCTTTCCCCTGGCCCGGCCGGACCGGATCCACGGCTTTATGGACATGGCCAAAACCATGGTCTTCCTTCCCGCCATCAACCTTCCGACTCTTTTGCCGCGCCTCTGGGGCGCGCCGGTCAACCATTACGCCTTTGTCGACGGGGCCTATTGGTCCCTCCTGGTGGAGTTTAAATTCTATTGGCTGATCGGCCTGGCTTTCTTCGCCCTTCCACGCCTCAAACCCTTCTGGGTGATTTTTGGCGTGAGTTTATTGGGCAACGCGCTTTTGGGTCGGTTCGGCGGGCCCGGCTACTGGACGGATTTTTTTCCCTACCTGCCGCTTTTCCTCCTCGGAATGGCCGGTTGGGAAATACGCCACGGAAATCCCGGCCGGGGCGGTTGGCAATGGCTGGCCGCCCTGGGCGCGTTGGCCGCACTGCCCTGGATGGGGGGCGAAAAGGCGCCGTCCCTGCCCATGGACGGCTTGTCCGTCGGATTCGGGTTCCTTTGCGGGGTTCTATTGGTTTTCGGGGCGCTGACGGACCAATTCTGGCACCAACCCATCGGCACGCGGCCCTTGGGCCGGTGGTTCGTGGCCCTGGGAGCGATTTCCTATCCGCTCTATCTCCTTCACCAGGACGTGGGGTACGTTTTGTTCGCTTTGTTCCCCTGGGGAAAAACCCCGGGGGGGCGGGCGCTGTTGACCGTTCCGTTGATATTGGCCGCTGTCGCGGTCCATGGCTTGATCGAAAACCGTTTTCGTTCGACTCTGCGAAAAAAATTGGGGTTCTTTTTCGATCGAGCTTTTGGCGGTTTACGAATCTTTCGAAGGCCCGCGGCGGATTCTCTTTGA
- a CDS encoding rhomboid family intramembrane serine protease, whose amino-acid sequence MVFNQPLSYRSLPPAVKFLLTATGIVFLLQWFLEAAGGPSLIRYFGLTPTMVVHEYWLWQPVTYLFLHGGFFHLLFNLFMLWSLGRELENRWGTRSFLFYYFLCGVGAAAFNLLLEPNSIFPVIGASGAIYGLLVAFAMMSPMSVFYIYFMIPMRAWQAVILFAAIEFLMGFAGTHSRLANIAHLGGMLTGFLYLKSGTLRYDLRRALGRVGDWSIQRKEKKEVVQFHELGQEVDRILEKISADGIDSLTAEEQRLMDRYSRMKTKR is encoded by the coding sequence ATGGTATTTAACCAACCCCTCTCCTACCGGTCCCTGCCGCCGGCGGTGAAGTTTTTGCTCACCGCCACGGGAATTGTTTTCCTCCTCCAATGGTTCCTGGAAGCGGCGGGCGGCCCATCCCTAATTCGCTATTTCGGGCTCACCCCGACGATGGTGGTGCACGAGTATTGGCTGTGGCAGCCGGTCACTTATTTGTTTCTGCACGGCGGATTTTTCCATCTGCTCTTCAACCTCTTCATGCTCTGGTCCCTGGGGCGGGAACTGGAGAACCGATGGGGGACCAGGTCGTTCCTGTTTTATTACTTCCTCTGCGGGGTCGGGGCGGCGGCCTTTAACCTTCTGCTGGAGCCCAACTCCATTTTCCCGGTCATCGGGGCCTCGGGCGCCATTTACGGCCTCTTGGTGGCCTTCGCCATGATGTCCCCCATGTCCGTCTTTTACATCTATTTCATGATCCCCATGCGGGCCTGGCAGGCGGTGATCCTCTTCGCGGCCATTGAATTCCTCATGGGCTTCGCGGGGACCCACTCGCGCCTGGCCAACATCGCCCACCTGGGCGGCATGTTGACGGGTTTTCTGTATCTTAAATCCGGAACGCTGCGCTACGACCTCCGCCGGGCCCTGGGGCGGGTGGGGGATTGGTCCATCCAGCGGAAGGAAAAAAAAGAAGTCGTCCAGTTTCACGAGCTGGGCCAGGAAGTGGACCGGATCTTGGAAAAGATTTCCGCCGACGGCATCGACAGTTTGACGGCCGAGGAACAGCGCCTGATGGATCGCTATTCCCGGATGAAAACAAAACGTTGA
- a CDS encoding tail fiber protein encodes MTNVKVSTVSASKIILPGGSTPISTWQLGAGNFIDASKVALPGSTATVASWQYGATGFIDVAKVTGTIPTTPVAHATSHGLVGTDPLNGLSPLQISGSAVVLRSTSSQTIQPQVGSDVVPLVIKPNASVPAGSINALEVFTNASTTSVTIRGDGLMTVKGTLTANGPVNATNGLTITGSLNVSTIVPSGNLNISGRVRDNYGYLVPPGTIVAFAGTTAPSGWLLCDGSTKDKSIQPELSELKLVLGSTYGAETANTFVLPNLKGRVPMGSGIGASATNWTIGISTGSETYTLSIAQIPPHHHGGVVISHTTDEFSANNSQAIKTITYGNTQDEGGGQPHPIMQPSLVVNYIIKY; translated from the coding sequence GTGACGAACGTCAAAGTTTCGACGGTGTCCGCCTCGAAAATCATTCTACCCGGCGGCTCCACCCCCATTTCCACCTGGCAATTGGGCGCCGGCAATTTCATCGACGCTTCCAAAGTCGCCCTTCCCGGCAGCACCGCTACCGTCGCCTCCTGGCAATACGGCGCTACCGGCTTCATCGATGTCGCCAAAGTGACTGGCACCATCCCCACGACTCCCGTGGCCCACGCCACCTCCCACGGACTGGTCGGCACAGACCCATTGAACGGTCTTTCCCCACTACAAATTTCAGGCTCTGCCGTGGTTTTGCGTTCCACATCGTCCCAAACCATTCAGCCCCAGGTCGGAAGTGATGTGGTTCCCTTAGTTATTAAACCCAACGCCAGCGTTCCTGCAGGGAGCATAAACGCTCTTGAGGTATTTACGAATGCCTCGACCACGTCCGTGACAATTCGCGGGGATGGCTTAATGACGGTAAAGGGAACATTGACAGCCAACGGGCCAGTGAACGCCACCAACGGGCTGACAATTACCGGGAGCCTAAACGTCAGCACGATTGTGCCGAGCGGGAATTTGAATATTAGCGGGCGAGTTCGCGATAATTACGGCTATCTCGTCCCCCCCGGAACGATTGTGGCTTTTGCCGGAACGACGGCGCCATCCGGTTGGCTATTATGCGATGGCTCCACAAAAGACAAGTCAATCCAGCCCGAGTTAAGTGAGTTAAAATTAGTCCTGGGGTCCACCTATGGGGCAGAAACTGCAAATACATTCGTTCTGCCAAATCTAAAAGGACGCGTTCCGATGGGATCCGGAATTGGCGCCAGCGCGACCAATTGGACGATTGGAATAAGCACTGGATCGGAAACATACACGCTTTCGATAGCTCAAATCCCACCGCACCATCATGGTGGAGTTGTTATTAGCCATACGACAGATGAATTTTCCGCCAATAATAGCCAAGCAATTAAAACAATAACCTACGGCAATACTCAGGATGAAGGCGGTGGTCAGCCCCATCCCATCATGCAACCCTCCTTGGTCGTAAATTACATAATTAAGTACTGA